From the Fibrobacter sp. UWB4 genome, one window contains:
- a CDS encoding polysaccharide biosynthesis protein — protein sequence MSNSIFCGKTLLITGGTGSFGNAVLNRFLQTDIGEIRIFSRDEKKQDDMRHEFQAKMSEVADKIKFYIGDVRDLQSVKNAMHGVDYIFHAAALKQVPSCEFFPLEAVKTNVFGTDNVLTAAIEEGVKNVVCLSTDKAAYPVNAMGTSKAMMEKVIVAKSRTVSPEKTKICCTRYGNVMCSRGSVIPLWIDQIRNGQPITITEGSMTRFIMSLDEAVDLVLFAFENGVSGDILVQKAPACTIQTQAEAVCELFGGDKNAIKVIGIRHGEKMYETLLTNEECAHAIDLGNFYRVPCDKRGLNYDKYFSKGDTERNTLTEFNSSNTKLLNVEQVKEKLLSLQYIREELAKAEK from the coding sequence ATGTCAAATTCCATCTTCTGTGGTAAGACGCTCTTGATTACTGGTGGTACAGGTAGTTTCGGCAATGCCGTTCTTAACCGCTTCCTCCAGACCGATATTGGGGAAATCCGTATTTTCAGCCGTGATGAAAAAAAACAGGATGACATGCGTCACGAGTTTCAGGCGAAAATGTCGGAAGTAGCAGACAAAATCAAGTTTTACATTGGTGACGTGCGCGACCTCCAGAGTGTCAAGAATGCCATGCACGGGGTGGACTACATTTTCCACGCGGCGGCCCTCAAGCAGGTGCCGAGCTGCGAATTTTTCCCGCTCGAAGCTGTTAAGACCAACGTGTTCGGTACGGACAACGTGTTGACCGCCGCCATCGAAGAAGGAGTCAAAAATGTGGTTTGCTTGAGCACGGACAAGGCCGCTTATCCGGTAAATGCGATGGGTACGAGCAAGGCAATGATGGAAAAGGTCATTGTGGCCAAGTCCCGCACGGTGAGCCCGGAAAAGACAAAAATTTGTTGCACACGTTATGGTAACGTGATGTGCAGCCGTGGTTCCGTGATTCCGCTGTGGATCGACCAGATTCGCAATGGCCAGCCGATTACCATAACCGAAGGTTCTATGACGCGCTTTATCATGAGTCTTGACGAAGCGGTGGACTTGGTGCTGTTCGCTTTTGAAAACGGCGTCTCGGGCGATATCTTGGTGCAAAAGGCTCCGGCTTGCACAATCCAGACTCAGGCAGAAGCTGTGTGTGAGCTTTTCGGTGGCGACAAGAATGCCATCAAGGTCATCGGTATCCGTCACGGCGAAAAGATGTACGAAACGCTCCTCACGAACGAAGAATGTGCCCATGCGATTGACCTCGGAAACTTCTACCGTGTGCCCTGCGACAAGCGTGGCCTGAACTACGACAAGTACTTCAGCAAGGGCGATACGGAACGCAACACGCTCACTGAATTCAACTCCAGCAATACCAAGCTCTTGAATGTTGAACAAGTTAAGGAAAAACTACTCTCGCTCCAGTACATCCGCGAAGAACTCGCCAAGGCGGAGAAATAA
- a CDS encoding acyltransferase family protein, with protein MERQSNFELLRIILIIFVIALHYNSSIAFSFINEASFINKAFLYSIESFSLCAVNAFVCLSGFFLSGKSKINISKIIHLFLIFFAFRIFVYIPTSIVHHNFQIKEVILCFFPNNYYANLYSVVFLLSPFLNLITNNLTQKKNRTFLILLIFLFSILPTITDYIYPTLFNNNQPTSISAISKFGNGRGFTLINFILLYYIGSYIARMKYKSINKPLFIYLFSSLSIFLLMFINRPAVISYCNIFVILQAASLIILFSNINLQSKAVNFIAKSVWGIYVIHISFIEIYCKYFRFNINDSLSSLSIHFSTCIISVFICSLLWDKICTIILKPIEQLFSKIKLFNRFISVKE; from the coding sequence ATGGAAAGACAATCAAATTTTGAATTATTGAGAATTATACTAATAATATTCGTAATAGCTTTACATTACAATTCTAGCATAGCATTTTCATTTATTAACGAAGCGTCCTTCATAAACAAAGCTTTTCTATACAGCATTGAATCCTTTTCATTATGCGCTGTTAATGCGTTCGTATGTTTATCAGGATTTTTCTTATCCGGCAAAAGTAAAATAAACATTAGCAAGATTATCCATTTATTCCTTATATTTTTTGCATTTAGAATATTTGTTTATATACCAACTTCTATAGTTCATCATAATTTTCAAATAAAAGAAGTAATACTATGTTTCTTTCCCAACAACTATTACGCCAATTTATATAGTGTAGTCTTCCTACTTTCTCCTTTTTTAAACCTAATCACAAACAATCTAACACAGAAAAAAAATAGGACATTTCTCATATTACTAATATTCCTATTTTCAATACTCCCAACTATTACAGATTACATATATCCAACACTTTTCAACAACAACCAGCCAACATCAATATCAGCAATTTCAAAATTTGGGAATGGACGAGGATTCACCCTAATAAACTTCATTTTACTTTATTACATAGGAAGTTATATAGCAAGAATGAAATACAAATCGATTAACAAGCCACTATTCATTTACCTTTTTTCATCCCTATCAATATTTTTATTAATGTTCATAAACCGTCCCGCTGTAATTTCATACTGCAACATATTTGTAATATTACAAGCAGCATCATTAATCATTCTTTTTTCTAATATTAATCTTCAAAGCAAAGCTGTCAATTTTATAGCCAAAAGTGTTTGGGGTATATACGTCATACACATTTCATTTATCGAAATCTATTGTAAATATTTCCGATTTAACATAAATGATAGTTTATCATCTCTATCAATACACTTTTCGACCTGCATAATTTCTGTTTTTATTTGTTCCCTGTTATGGGATAAAATATGTACAATCATTTTAAAGCCAATAGAACAACTCTTTAGCAAAATCAAATTATTCAACAGATTCATTAGCGTAAAAGAGTAA